A single region of the Ptychodera flava strain L36383 chromosome 9, AS_Pfla_20210202, whole genome shotgun sequence genome encodes:
- the LOC139141112 gene encoding peroxisomal carnitine O-octanoyltransferase-like isoform X3: MLSILRRTSIFKFVCRNVKTSTCCMMSKQISERTFQNEDSLPSMPVPPLQQTLKKYLDSVKPHTNTDEFKKTVQIVKSFEEGIGKELHEKLVEKSKQERNWLEMWWDKYAYHSSRFSTAVNTNLSGYLPMVEDVWPMRDGTQTERSALCLWNIIHFWDTLKKEKLPVDVERIGNKNLSMYQYSRLFNTCRIPGVPFDWLDCHFKTESQRGCPSNIVILRNGRYFSFSALDDKGEILTAPELQRQIEYIKAKCDSEPSLPSVGALTALERTQWAKIRDHMIKIDPKNEDSLRTIESCIIVMSLENSKPTTFTEHSAADGIAIMTFIWNVYSSILQSNGKWQGSQEDRQLSLPEEVKFTTDEKILQCIDGGAELYKKESSNIDLTHGELNFDRNLLKARKLHPDAMVQLVLQLTYYKIHQKPAPTYETATTRQFYRGRTETVRSCTVEAIDWSKAMLDPEVSTEKRLELLGRAVIKQNSLMNEGKQNHGCDRHLFGLQILAMESGLPTPEIFDDESFVKSGGGGNFILSTSLVGYTIMHGCVAPMCPNGYGVFYSMPKKSLRIMILTWKNNAETDSQVFFQTFDRTLQETMVLISKAKL, translated from the exons TAAAACCCCACACAAATACAGATGAATTCAAGAAAACTGTCCAGATAGTAAAATCATTTGAAGAGGGCATCGGCAAAGAACTGCATGAAAAATTAGTTGAGAAAAGCAAACAAGAAAGGAACTGG CTTGAAATGTGGTGGGACAAATACGCATATCACAGTTCACGCTTTTCAACTGCTGTCAACACAAACCTCAGTGGATACTTACCAATGGTGGAAGATGTCTGGCCGATGCGAGACGGAACTCAGACTGAGAGATCTGCTCTGTGTCTCTGGAACATCATCCATTTCTGGGATACTCtgaaaaa AGAAAAATTACCAGTTGATGTTGAACGAATAGGAAATAAGAATCTGAGTATGTATCAGTACTCAAGATTATTCAACACATGTAGGATACCGGGTGTGCCTTTTGATTGGTTGGATTGCCACTTTAAAACAG AATCTCAGAGAGGATGTCCAAGTAATATTGTGATATTAAGAAATGGTCGATACTTCAGCTTCAGTGCCTTGGATGATAAAGGAGAAATCCTGACAGCGCCAGAACTGCAGAG GCAAATTGAGTACATCAAGGCCAAATGTGACAGCGAACCAAGTCTGCCAAGTGTTGGGGCATTGACTGCATTGGAAAGAACACAGTGGGCAAAG ATACGTGATCACATGATCAAAATTGATCCAAAGAATGAAGACAGTCTGAGAACAATAGAGAGTTGTATCATTGTTATGAGTCTGGAGAATTCAAAACCAACAACATTTACAGAG cATTCGGCAGCTGATGGGATAGCTATAATGACATTTATATGGAATGTTTATTCATCAATTCTCCAAAGCAATGGAAAGTGGCAG GGTTCACAAGAAGATCGTCAGCTTTCTCTTCCTGAAGAAGTCAAGTTTACGACCGATGAAAAAATACTGCAGTGTATTGATGGAGGTGCTGAGTTGTATAAGAAAGAG AGTAGTAACATTGACTTGACTCACGGTGAATTAAACTTCGATAGGAATTTATTGAAAGCCAGAAAATTACATCCTGATGCCATGGTACAGTTAGTGTTGCAGCTGACATACTACAAAATACATCAGAA aCCAGCACCAACCTATGAGACTGCAACTACCAGGCAGTTTTACAGAGGAAGGACGGAAACTGTTAGATCTTGTACAGTAGAAGCAATTGATTGGAGTAAAGCGATGTTAGATCCAGAAGTTTCA ACAGAAAAGAGGTTAGAACTTCTTGGCAGAGCTGTCATCAAACAGAATTCTTTAATGAATGAAGGAAAGCAAAACCATGGATGTGACAGACATTTATTTGGTTTACAAATTCTTGCCATGGAGAGTGGTCTCCCAACTCCTGAGATATTTGATGATGAATCATTTGTTAAAAG tggtggtggtggtaattTCATCTTGTCAACAAGTTTGGTTGGTTACACAATAATGCATGGATGTGTGGCACCAATGTGTCCAAATGGCTATGGCGTCTTCTACTCCATGCCAAAAAAAAG TCTACGTATCATGATACTGACATGGAAGAACAATGCTGAAACTGACAGCCAAGTTTTCTTCCAGACTTTTGATAGAACTTTACAAGAAACTATGGTGTTGATATCCAAGGCCAAATTATAA
- the LOC139141112 gene encoding peroxisomal carnitine O-octanoyltransferase-like isoform X1 — protein MLSILRRTSIFKFVCRNVKTSTCCMMSKQISERTFQNEDSLPSMPVPPLQQTLKKYLDSVKPHTNTDEFKKTVQIVKSFEEGIGKELHEKLVEKSKQERNWLEMWWDKYAYHSSRFSTAVNTNLSGYLPMVEDVWPMRDGTQTERSALCLWNIIHFWDTLKKEKLPVDVERIGNKNLSMYQYSRLFNTCRIPGVPFDWLDCHFKTESQRGCPSNIVILRNGRYFSFSALDDKGEILTAPELQRQIEYIKAKCDSEPSLPSVGALTALERTQWAKIRDHMIKIDPKNEDSLRTIESCIIVMSLENSKPTTFTELHYEGMAGDPYNRWFDKPIQFISHKNGAFTFNGDHSAADGIAIMTFIWNVYSSILQSNGKWQGSQEDRQLSLPEEVKFTTDEKILQCIDGGAELYKKESSNIDLTHGELNFDRNLLKARKLHPDAMVQLVLQLTYYKIHQKPAPTYETATTRQFYRGRTETVRSCTVEAIDWSKAMLDPEVSTEKRLELLGRAVIKQNSLMNEGKQNHGCDRHLFGLQILAMESGLPTPEIFDDESFVKSGGGGNFILSTSLVGYTIMHGCVAPMCPNGYGVFYSMPKKSLRIMILTWKNNAETDSQVFFQTFDRTLQETMVLISKAKL, from the exons TAAAACCCCACACAAATACAGATGAATTCAAGAAAACTGTCCAGATAGTAAAATCATTTGAAGAGGGCATCGGCAAAGAACTGCATGAAAAATTAGTTGAGAAAAGCAAACAAGAAAGGAACTGG CTTGAAATGTGGTGGGACAAATACGCATATCACAGTTCACGCTTTTCAACTGCTGTCAACACAAACCTCAGTGGATACTTACCAATGGTGGAAGATGTCTGGCCGATGCGAGACGGAACTCAGACTGAGAGATCTGCTCTGTGTCTCTGGAACATCATCCATTTCTGGGATACTCtgaaaaa AGAAAAATTACCAGTTGATGTTGAACGAATAGGAAATAAGAATCTGAGTATGTATCAGTACTCAAGATTATTCAACACATGTAGGATACCGGGTGTGCCTTTTGATTGGTTGGATTGCCACTTTAAAACAG AATCTCAGAGAGGATGTCCAAGTAATATTGTGATATTAAGAAATGGTCGATACTTCAGCTTCAGTGCCTTGGATGATAAAGGAGAAATCCTGACAGCGCCAGAACTGCAGAG GCAAATTGAGTACATCAAGGCCAAATGTGACAGCGAACCAAGTCTGCCAAGTGTTGGGGCATTGACTGCATTGGAAAGAACACAGTGGGCAAAG ATACGTGATCACATGATCAAAATTGATCCAAAGAATGAAGACAGTCTGAGAACAATAGAGAGTTGTATCATTGTTATGAGTCTGGAGAATTCAAAACCAACAACATTTACAGAG ttGCATTATGAAGGCATGGCTGGGGATCCATACAATCGATGGTTTGACAAACCCATCCAATTTATCAGCCATAAGAATGGTGCTTTTACATTCAACGGTGAT cATTCGGCAGCTGATGGGATAGCTATAATGACATTTATATGGAATGTTTATTCATCAATTCTCCAAAGCAATGGAAAGTGGCAG GGTTCACAAGAAGATCGTCAGCTTTCTCTTCCTGAAGAAGTCAAGTTTACGACCGATGAAAAAATACTGCAGTGTATTGATGGAGGTGCTGAGTTGTATAAGAAAGAG AGTAGTAACATTGACTTGACTCACGGTGAATTAAACTTCGATAGGAATTTATTGAAAGCCAGAAAATTACATCCTGATGCCATGGTACAGTTAGTGTTGCAGCTGACATACTACAAAATACATCAGAA aCCAGCACCAACCTATGAGACTGCAACTACCAGGCAGTTTTACAGAGGAAGGACGGAAACTGTTAGATCTTGTACAGTAGAAGCAATTGATTGGAGTAAAGCGATGTTAGATCCAGAAGTTTCA ACAGAAAAGAGGTTAGAACTTCTTGGCAGAGCTGTCATCAAACAGAATTCTTTAATGAATGAAGGAAAGCAAAACCATGGATGTGACAGACATTTATTTGGTTTACAAATTCTTGCCATGGAGAGTGGTCTCCCAACTCCTGAGATATTTGATGATGAATCATTTGTTAAAAG tggtggtggtggtaattTCATCTTGTCAACAAGTTTGGTTGGTTACACAATAATGCATGGATGTGTGGCACCAATGTGTCCAAATGGCTATGGCGTCTTCTACTCCATGCCAAAAAAAAG TCTACGTATCATGATACTGACATGGAAGAACAATGCTGAAACTGACAGCCAAGTTTTCTTCCAGACTTTTGATAGAACTTTACAAGAAACTATGGTGTTGATATCCAAGGCCAAATTATAA
- the LOC139141112 gene encoding peroxisomal carnitine O-octanoyltransferase-like isoform X4 has protein sequence MWWDKYAYHSSRFSTAVNTNLSGYLPMVEDVWPMRDGTQTERSALCLWNIIHFWDTLKKEKLPVDVERIGNKNLSMYQYSRLFNTCRIPGVPFDWLDCHFKTESQRGCPSNIVILRNGRYFSFSALDDKGEILTAPELQRQIEYIKAKCDSEPSLPSVGALTALERTQWAKIRDHMIKIDPKNEDSLRTIESCIIVMSLENSKPTTFTELHYEGMAGDPYNRWFDKPIQFISHKNGAFTFNGDHSAADGIAIMTFIWNVYSSILQSNGKWQGSQEDRQLSLPEEVKFTTDEKILQCIDGGAELYKKESSNIDLTHGELNFDRNLLKARKLHPDAMVQLVLQLTYYKIHQKPAPTYETATTRQFYRGRTETVRSCTVEAIDWSKAMLDPEVSTEKRLELLGRAVIKQNSLMNEGKQNHGCDRHLFGLQILAMESGLPTPEIFDDESFVKSGGGGNFILSTSLVGYTIMHGCVAPMCPNGYGVFYSMPKKSLRIMILTWKNNAETDSQVFFQTFDRTLQETMVLISKAKL, from the exons ATGTGGTGGGACAAATACGCATATCACAGTTCACGCTTTTCAACTGCTGTCAACACAAACCTCAGTGGATACTTACCAATGGTGGAAGATGTCTGGCCGATGCGAGACGGAACTCAGACTGAGAGATCTGCTCTGTGTCTCTGGAACATCATCCATTTCTGGGATACTCtgaaaaa AGAAAAATTACCAGTTGATGTTGAACGAATAGGAAATAAGAATCTGAGTATGTATCAGTACTCAAGATTATTCAACACATGTAGGATACCGGGTGTGCCTTTTGATTGGTTGGATTGCCACTTTAAAACAG AATCTCAGAGAGGATGTCCAAGTAATATTGTGATATTAAGAAATGGTCGATACTTCAGCTTCAGTGCCTTGGATGATAAAGGAGAAATCCTGACAGCGCCAGAACTGCAGAG GCAAATTGAGTACATCAAGGCCAAATGTGACAGCGAACCAAGTCTGCCAAGTGTTGGGGCATTGACTGCATTGGAAAGAACACAGTGGGCAAAG ATACGTGATCACATGATCAAAATTGATCCAAAGAATGAAGACAGTCTGAGAACAATAGAGAGTTGTATCATTGTTATGAGTCTGGAGAATTCAAAACCAACAACATTTACAGAG ttGCATTATGAAGGCATGGCTGGGGATCCATACAATCGATGGTTTGACAAACCCATCCAATTTATCAGCCATAAGAATGGTGCTTTTACATTCAACGGTGAT cATTCGGCAGCTGATGGGATAGCTATAATGACATTTATATGGAATGTTTATTCATCAATTCTCCAAAGCAATGGAAAGTGGCAG GGTTCACAAGAAGATCGTCAGCTTTCTCTTCCTGAAGAAGTCAAGTTTACGACCGATGAAAAAATACTGCAGTGTATTGATGGAGGTGCTGAGTTGTATAAGAAAGAG AGTAGTAACATTGACTTGACTCACGGTGAATTAAACTTCGATAGGAATTTATTGAAAGCCAGAAAATTACATCCTGATGCCATGGTACAGTTAGTGTTGCAGCTGACATACTACAAAATACATCAGAA aCCAGCACCAACCTATGAGACTGCAACTACCAGGCAGTTTTACAGAGGAAGGACGGAAACTGTTAGATCTTGTACAGTAGAAGCAATTGATTGGAGTAAAGCGATGTTAGATCCAGAAGTTTCA ACAGAAAAGAGGTTAGAACTTCTTGGCAGAGCTGTCATCAAACAGAATTCTTTAATGAATGAAGGAAAGCAAAACCATGGATGTGACAGACATTTATTTGGTTTACAAATTCTTGCCATGGAGAGTGGTCTCCCAACTCCTGAGATATTTGATGATGAATCATTTGTTAAAAG tggtggtggtggtaattTCATCTTGTCAACAAGTTTGGTTGGTTACACAATAATGCATGGATGTGTGGCACCAATGTGTCCAAATGGCTATGGCGTCTTCTACTCCATGCCAAAAAAAAG TCTACGTATCATGATACTGACATGGAAGAACAATGCTGAAACTGACAGCCAAGTTTTCTTCCAGACTTTTGATAGAACTTTACAAGAAACTATGGTGTTGATATCCAAGGCCAAATTATAA
- the LOC139141112 gene encoding peroxisomal carnitine O-octanoyltransferase-like isoform X2: MMSKQISERTFQNEDSLPSMPVPPLQQTLKKYLDSVKPHTNTDEFKKTVQIVKSFEEGIGKELHEKLVEKSKQERNWLEMWWDKYAYHSSRFSTAVNTNLSGYLPMVEDVWPMRDGTQTERSALCLWNIIHFWDTLKKEKLPVDVERIGNKNLSMYQYSRLFNTCRIPGVPFDWLDCHFKTESQRGCPSNIVILRNGRYFSFSALDDKGEILTAPELQRQIEYIKAKCDSEPSLPSVGALTALERTQWAKIRDHMIKIDPKNEDSLRTIESCIIVMSLENSKPTTFTELHYEGMAGDPYNRWFDKPIQFISHKNGAFTFNGDHSAADGIAIMTFIWNVYSSILQSNGKWQGSQEDRQLSLPEEVKFTTDEKILQCIDGGAELYKKESSNIDLTHGELNFDRNLLKARKLHPDAMVQLVLQLTYYKIHQKPAPTYETATTRQFYRGRTETVRSCTVEAIDWSKAMLDPEVSTEKRLELLGRAVIKQNSLMNEGKQNHGCDRHLFGLQILAMESGLPTPEIFDDESFVKSGGGGNFILSTSLVGYTIMHGCVAPMCPNGYGVFYSMPKKSLRIMILTWKNNAETDSQVFFQTFDRTLQETMVLISKAKL, encoded by the exons TAAAACCCCACACAAATACAGATGAATTCAAGAAAACTGTCCAGATAGTAAAATCATTTGAAGAGGGCATCGGCAAAGAACTGCATGAAAAATTAGTTGAGAAAAGCAAACAAGAAAGGAACTGG CTTGAAATGTGGTGGGACAAATACGCATATCACAGTTCACGCTTTTCAACTGCTGTCAACACAAACCTCAGTGGATACTTACCAATGGTGGAAGATGTCTGGCCGATGCGAGACGGAACTCAGACTGAGAGATCTGCTCTGTGTCTCTGGAACATCATCCATTTCTGGGATACTCtgaaaaa AGAAAAATTACCAGTTGATGTTGAACGAATAGGAAATAAGAATCTGAGTATGTATCAGTACTCAAGATTATTCAACACATGTAGGATACCGGGTGTGCCTTTTGATTGGTTGGATTGCCACTTTAAAACAG AATCTCAGAGAGGATGTCCAAGTAATATTGTGATATTAAGAAATGGTCGATACTTCAGCTTCAGTGCCTTGGATGATAAAGGAGAAATCCTGACAGCGCCAGAACTGCAGAG GCAAATTGAGTACATCAAGGCCAAATGTGACAGCGAACCAAGTCTGCCAAGTGTTGGGGCATTGACTGCATTGGAAAGAACACAGTGGGCAAAG ATACGTGATCACATGATCAAAATTGATCCAAAGAATGAAGACAGTCTGAGAACAATAGAGAGTTGTATCATTGTTATGAGTCTGGAGAATTCAAAACCAACAACATTTACAGAG ttGCATTATGAAGGCATGGCTGGGGATCCATACAATCGATGGTTTGACAAACCCATCCAATTTATCAGCCATAAGAATGGTGCTTTTACATTCAACGGTGAT cATTCGGCAGCTGATGGGATAGCTATAATGACATTTATATGGAATGTTTATTCATCAATTCTCCAAAGCAATGGAAAGTGGCAG GGTTCACAAGAAGATCGTCAGCTTTCTCTTCCTGAAGAAGTCAAGTTTACGACCGATGAAAAAATACTGCAGTGTATTGATGGAGGTGCTGAGTTGTATAAGAAAGAG AGTAGTAACATTGACTTGACTCACGGTGAATTAAACTTCGATAGGAATTTATTGAAAGCCAGAAAATTACATCCTGATGCCATGGTACAGTTAGTGTTGCAGCTGACATACTACAAAATACATCAGAA aCCAGCACCAACCTATGAGACTGCAACTACCAGGCAGTTTTACAGAGGAAGGACGGAAACTGTTAGATCTTGTACAGTAGAAGCAATTGATTGGAGTAAAGCGATGTTAGATCCAGAAGTTTCA ACAGAAAAGAGGTTAGAACTTCTTGGCAGAGCTGTCATCAAACAGAATTCTTTAATGAATGAAGGAAAGCAAAACCATGGATGTGACAGACATTTATTTGGTTTACAAATTCTTGCCATGGAGAGTGGTCTCCCAACTCCTGAGATATTTGATGATGAATCATTTGTTAAAAG tggtggtggtggtaattTCATCTTGTCAACAAGTTTGGTTGGTTACACAATAATGCATGGATGTGTGGCACCAATGTGTCCAAATGGCTATGGCGTCTTCTACTCCATGCCAAAAAAAAG TCTACGTATCATGATACTGACATGGAAGAACAATGCTGAAACTGACAGCCAAGTTTTCTTCCAGACTTTTGATAGAACTTTACAAGAAACTATGGTGTTGATATCCAAGGCCAAATTATAA